Genomic DNA from Limanda limanda chromosome 8, fLimLim1.1, whole genome shotgun sequence:
ggtgacaatgggccgatccatatcagctgatctattcagtgtgattctatgctgtgcgctgtgagtgacatcatacgcaagcaacacgacGTGCGGAGCTACAGTGTTAGCTAAAGGATCGGCCCCCCCGTGTCACTTTTGAGTTTAACAGcccactgggggggggggggggggtggaggtccTCGTCCGGTGGAGCCTCAcagcgtcgctggtgcgggggctttcTCCTTTTCTTGGGACCGCGGGGTGGCGTCCGTCGCCGGTGCAGAAGCCGGGCCGTTGGAGGTCGGCagcggcgactctggacgcgtgtcggccccttctcgcggatcacctcagctacggcgcccgctgggggaaccctccgttcgcgcgggggactactcccggctggcgcctagcagctgacttacaactggtgcggaccaggggaatccgactgtttaattagtatcggtatgggatcggtatcggccgatactaaacctctgATATCCCtagtttctaactgatctcagttcagcttcactcttcagctgcagctggttgagaccggttgtgactctcagtcagttcttctctcaggagatggaacccactcaccgggggggggtggggggggggtctcagagaacagacgctcagggagagaaggaggaaactctCTCTGGTTCTCACTCACTCATCAGACTCACTCTCgtccagctgctgctttcaggaGGAAACGATCAAATCCCACAGTCAGCAGACGACTGATGAGCTGATACCTGTCGTAGCTTCAGGTGAAAGGGACGTTGGGACTCGTTGTCTTCGTAGCTTCAGGTGAAAGGGACGTTGGGACTCGTTGTCTTCGTAGCTTCAGGTGAAAGGGACGTTGGGACACGTCGAACGTGTGGTTGGACGGGTTGGAAGTGTCTCGAGGACAGAATGAATCCTCCAGAGAGAAGGGTTCAGAAGGAGTCCAGCCTCAGGTCCACGTGTGGGACGCTAGCTGCTGCTAGCATGGAGGTGTAGCAGCTTTACATTGCTCTTTAATTGAAACCACGTTGCATCGCAGCTGGAGTCCTTCTGTCAGCGGGGGGGCGGTGGCATCGCAGCCTGTCATGAATCCAACGTGTTAACATCTGACACCAGTCCACGTCAGTAGGTTGTTTCTCGTGCACGGCTTCTGCTTGCATGGAGCCAGTCTCCTGCACTAACACTGCTGTCTGTGcttctgaccccccccccccccccccccccctcttcctccctcactgCTCCCCCGGCTCATGCTAGCCAACGAAGACTCCCTTTCCAAGGTATGTCATAcagactgtttttgtttttttccccctctccatctttcttttttctttgttttccgtCTTTGTTGTCTGTCTCATTTCACCCAGGTCGCCCACCCAAACACAGCCTGGTCCCGGAGCTGGGCAGCCTCCCTCCGACCTCCCCCTCCAGCCccgtccgccccccccccctgcccagCCCCAGCTGTGGGGATGTAAGTAACGATGGGGGAGACGGCAGCTCCAGGGTCGGACAGCTcgtcacacacagcagctctgtcaGTCACCTGCACCCGAGACCTCCACAAACATTCCATGAGTGTCGTGTCCATGTGATAATCATCAGTCATACGTCCATTCTTTGACTCAGTCTTACAAAGTGAACAGTGTCCTCATTAATAACTCTTAATACCTCAGAACACATCCTAACCCCCCAATGTCAAGTCACTTCTCTGTGGGCTCAGTAAATGAACACCGCATGTCCATTAGACATCCAGGCTGACTGTAAACTAAACCAGATcccggcgccccccccccccgccttgcCTCTCCACGGATGGTCGGTGGGGAAACTGATTGGTCCAATTCTTCCTCACAGGGAGACATCCATGAGGATTTCTGCACTGTGTGCAGACGCAGTGGCCAGTTGCTCATGTGCGACACGTGTTCTCGTGTTTATCACCTGGACTGCCTGGACCCGCCCCTGAAAACCATTCCTAAAGGCatgtggatctgtccaaaaTGCCAAGATCAGGTAACCGCAGCAGCCGAACTGATCCCGAGACAGTGCAGTCCAGACAGGGCCGCTCAGGGCCGGTAGCTGAACTTTACGACTGTTCAATCCTTTGTAAGCATGAACATAATgcagtattgtttttttgttctcctGTCTCATTCATTTTGTCAGTGAAGAATTGCATTTCACATCCATCCACCTCATTGCTTGTCCCTCCTCAGCCTCACCACAGGGTGGTGCCAATTTGATCTTCCTAAAATCTTTTCCAAGTTTTAGTCTCTGTTACAACTCAGAGCTTTTCTGTTCAGATCCTGAAAAAAGAAGACGCCATTCCCTGGCCTGGAACTCTGGCTATCGTTCATTCCTACATCGCTTACAAAGAAGGTGACCACAGATTCTCTTCCTCCTGAAACACCTGCGACAGACGAGGTGACGTTAACTGCtttcttcttcacttcctgtttcagctaaagaagaggagaaactcaAACTGATGAAGTGGAGTTCTGAACTGAGAGTGGAGCGGGAGCAGCTGGAACAGAGAGTCAAGCTGCTCAGCAACTCCATCACGGTAAGAGACGCGTGAAACAGATCAGCAGCACaaagaccgggggggggggcactagCTCtcaaacaggtcaatctgaggagggctgctgtACACAGGGTCAACAGCTGCTGTTTCAAATggtccttgtggtattttgaccaaaatatgtttcagacatttcattaagaccccaaggaaccgtATCAactagtggtggggggggaaatcgattctgttcagtatcacgatattttgcgcccgcgattatatcgatactgtagcacaaagtattgcaatttttattttatattttacaatcatatatgtaacagcccctggctggcaaagcatgacgaggagtttcagagtttaaaagatgcctcgtgtgtctgtggagaggatgttctccactgcaggagatacagtaacgttccagaggaactttcacatctgagcatgttgaccaactgctttttctgaacaaaaatgacaatattcccaaatgaatttaacattttgggtcatgaccttgcagccgactggactctagtagaacactttagtttatttttctcaatttgattgaagctctaggttactcttatttatatgattattctcaggtttatgttactctattatgtctgctttatgttactgtatttaaataatcataagttatgtgctgggagctcagtgttcatgtgagaggtctcctattcagaaaataattacaaaggtcctgtgtcctgaatgttcaaggacaaagttgttgcacttcagttaatgtgtagaagacaatgttgttcacagaattaaatgtgacatttgaagtgagttgagcagttttactttcctcattttttgtaacgcctttgaataatatgggggacatgaatcgcaatatatcgcagaatcgaattgCAATACTTGCAgtcagtggcggctggtgacattttttttggggggggcgcacttgggcggcgcggtttaaatagcccaccgcaatgagaaaaaaaaaactgaggttTTGattagaatattaaaaaaaacatagctTTATTTCAATAACATACAGTGCTCAACACTATCCAACAACAATAACCTGTTACTAAAAAAGGTGCCCTGCTAGCGTTAGCTTCGGGACCGGACCTGCACCTCGGTGCACCTCCGGGGACCTCGGACGGGGACCTCCCCGgaggtgctccgggaccggaccTGCACCTCGGTGCACCTCCGGGGACCTCGGACGGGGACCTCCCCGGAGGTGCACGgaggtgctccgggaccggaccTGCACCTCGGTGCTCCCCGGAAGGTGCACCTCGGACCTCGGACGGGGACCTCCCCGGAGATGCTCCCCGgaggtgctccgggaccggaccTGCACCTCGGTGCACCTCCGGGGAGCATCTCCGGGGACCTCCCAAACCGCCACtgcttgcagtatcgcaatatatcgcagagtcgcaatactattgaatcgtcacatttttgccaattcccccCCCTAGTGTCAACTGTGGTGAAACGGGCAtaaaatgtctcctttaaatcaaGTGCTGTTGTCCCTCTTCCATCAGAAATGCATGGAGACCAAAAACACCATCCTGTCTCGGCAGAAGGAGATGCAGCTTTCCCTGGACAAAGTCAAACACCTAATTCTTCTCATCCAAGCGTTCAACTTCAACAAAGCTTTGGCAGAGACCGAGGGTAAAGCCACCGGCGCCATCGTCCAGGACAGTTCTGAACGGGCACTtggctctgcagctgctccacaaGCTGCTCCACAAGCTGCTCCACAAGCTGCTCCACAAGCTGCTCCACAAGCTGCTCCAGAAGCTGCTCCAGAAGCTGCTCCAGAAGCTGCTCCAGAAGCTGCTCCAGAAGCTGCTCCAGAAGCTGCTCCAGAAGCTGCTCCAGAAGCAGACTCTGTAGAGAAGGTAAAGGCTGTGAGCTCCTCCGCAAACAGCACCTCCAACGGGAACGACCAACAAGAGCAgaaaggagcagcagcaggggggggggtccctgACCACCAGCCCATCCCGGAAGACGCCACAGTCCCAGCACCAGATACCAGCCTCGCTGTAGGACCAGGAGATAAGACGGGACCTGGTATAGGACCAGGGGATAAGATAGGGCCGGGTGTAGGACCAGGGGATAAGACTGAACCTGGTGTAGGACCAGGGGATAAGACGGGACCTGGTGTAGGACCAGGGGATAAGATAGGGCCGGGTGTAGGACCAGGGGATAAGACGGAACCTGGTGTAGGACCAGGGGATAAGATAGGGCCGGGTGTAGGACCAGGGGATAAGACTGAACCTGGTGTAGGACCAGGGGATAAGACGAGACCTGGTGTAGGACCAGGGGATAAGACGAGACCTGGTGTAGGACCAGGGGATAAGATAGGGCCGGGTGTAGGACCAGGGGATAAGATAGGGCCGGGTGTAGGACCAGGGGATAAGACGGAACCTGGTGTAGGACCAGGGGATAAAACGGAACCTGGTGTAGGACCAGGGGATAAGACGAGACCTGGTGTAGGACCAGGGGATAAGATAGGGCCGGGTGTAGGACCAGGGGATAAAACGGAACCTGGTGTAGGACCAGGGGATAAGATAGGGCCGGGTGTAGGAccagggggagaaggaggagctaACACAGGGACGGTTCCACCTCCGGAGGTCCTGGCTGACTCGGTGGTCCGGTCTGAGACGCCTGCGGTGGTTGACAGTCCTGTCACCTCGACGGTTTTAGCGGTTGCCACCACCAACGGAACAGCTGAGTCGGCCGGCCCTGACCACAGCCCTGCAGGAGACTGCCCCCCCACCGCCAACTCTGAGAACAAGATGTCTGCCGCAAACCCTCCGGAAACCGCGGTGGAGGAGAAACCGGAGGAGACCGCTGACAGTGACggcagcaacagcaacaacagcaaaacCTCAGAACCCTCCCGGGACTCGTTGCCAGCTCTCGTCAGCAGCTCGGACAAAACAAAGTAATTCTACGTCTCTGGAGGAACTCAaacatatatattaaaaaaagacttttGCTTGCACCATACGGTGCCATGAAGTTGCCAATCTGtataaatgttgtttgtttgcattgtaTTGTCAGACTGTGTCTATGGTAGATCTGCAGCCCCGGTCACATGGCTCTCAGGGGGCGTGGCCACAGAGCTGCGCTACATAGAGATCCACGTACTGGTGTCATGGTGCCAGTTAGTGATAGAGACGCGAGGCAGATCCAACACCTGGCGCCAGTGGGTGTGGTCGTGGCCCCTGAGTGgtcgtgtggggggggggggatgaggtCACATGGGAACAAAGAACCAGGAACACAGAACCTCACATCTGGCTCCTGGTCTAAAAGCAGTGTTGTGATAGAGTTCAGAAAAGAGAACCTGTTCATCCCCTCGTCCCAATGAACTTCTGCAATCCCCCAAACCTGAACCCCTGAACCTCCAGAGccctgaagctcctcctcctcctcctcctcctcctcctcctcctcctcctcctcctcctcctcctcctcctcctcctcctcctcctcctcctccaccgaaCCCCTGAAACCAACAGGCCCCGGAAACCGTTATCGGCCAACAGCAGTAAACTTCTCCTGAAGACTCTGAACTTTCCCAGTCCTCCAGCAATCAGGTGACCAGTGAAAAACCTGTCGTGATTTAAGAGAActtaccccccccaccccccaccccccccccagagttCAGCAGGTGCGAGGACGAACAGGCGCAGTAGCcgaacagatgttttcagtGGTGTCGGTCAAGTGTAGTGATTGAGTTTTCATTCGTGAGTCAAGTGTGTCAACTGTGAGCACTAAATGTGAAATTGCAATATTGcaatgtcaacacacacaaactatatCTGggctgtgtttcttttttatagGAAAAGATATTCAGGTCTTCCTAGTCTTCAGAGATAAGTGCTTTGTGTTCCTGAACCTGctggacacacagagagaaatgctCTTTTCAAAGCGATGATCTTTGCATTGTACATTTCTGTTGAATCCTGAACTGCCAAACTCAGCAGGGACACGCCCACTTCCTGTACTGAACGATCAAATCATTGCATTGTAAGATATGAATGCATCAGAAATCAGAAGTCCCCAGATCCAGAACGGAGAGCTGATCAGACCAGAACCTCGAGGGACTTTCTCCCTCGGAGGGATTTGTTGTGTGAACCTGCTCCAGATGAAAGGAACCACAGATCCTGAGATCAAAGCACAAGCTGACGAGCTGAGACGTTTTCTATGTTGATATATATCTATGATCTATATCTATGATATATATCTATGATATGGAGCTGAACAGAGtttctctttgttgtgatgGGACTTGTCCACACATCGCCAATATTTTTCTAGGAGGAAATACAAACCTCTGTCTGACATTAAGGCTCAAGTGTAGTTGATGTTTCCAGGGGGCGTGTCCGGGCTTCAGTGTAggaaccccccccacacacacaaacacacacccacacacagtctCTTTGTGCAGCGGGGCGGAGCCAACACGTGATGCTGGTACTCGTTGGCGTGCCGGCTGTCGGGTCCGTTTCTCTGAACTTCTCGTGACTCGTGGCTTCTTGTTGATTTGGGGCGTTAACCAACtggtctgggggggggggggggggggggggttgtgctGGAACATGTTgggattctgttttttttatcctaatTTGAAGTCGTCCAAAAACGCATTAACTCCCGAGTTCTCATGGTTCAACCACGATCGTCACAGAGTGAAAACATTGCGATGGATCTCCTGCTCACGCTAGCAGCGCTAGCGGCATAAGCAGCGTTAGCGGCGTTAGCAGCGTTAGCGGCGTTAGCTCTCTTTCTgccatgttgttgtttcttctgATTCCAAGTTCAACGTTTTCGTTTCGTGTCCATCTTATGAAATCTCTCGATGTTCATGTTCCTCAGAGGATATCCCCCTGCTCCTACATGTTTGGTTTCATGGTCGTTTCTCAGCTGTTGATTGGATGGTGATGAGAtgtggtgccccccccctcagctttTGCTCCTCACTGGTCCTGCTATGGAGCTCATGCTAGCGTGCTAACGTGCTAACTAAGATAATGAACATGGTAAACATTCTACCTGTGTGATAGCATCATCCTAGTTAGcacgttagcatgctagctagcCTCTTGTGTGAACCTCCTGGCAGATTTAAATTCACACTAAAGAACGATGCTACTCGTAGAATCAGGATTTGATTATTGATCATATCACACTGTCCACATATCTGAAACCTGCCTTCATCCACAAGGTCCCAGACACCGTCTGTCCCGTCTCATCCCGGCTGAGACCTGGGTTTGTCCCTGAGGACGTCAGCCAGTGGGACGTGggaggaagagacagacagagacgcaCGTCCAATAGAAACACTGTCCCCGGTTCCCTTCCAATACACACGTGTTTAGTTTGTTGTCAGGTGGACGTCCccatgtgtccctgtgtgtctccgtgtgtcctcatgtgtccttgtgtgtccttgtgtgtcctcatgtgtcctcatgtgtccttgtgtgtcctcatgtgtccttgtgtgtcctcatgtgtgcccgtgtgtcaatgtgtctccacgtgtccttgtgtgtctccgtgtgtccttgtgtgtcctcatgtgtcctcatgtgtctccacgtgtccttgtgtgtctccgtgtgtcctcatgtgtccctgtgtgtctctgtgtgtcccctcTTCACACTCGACAGGTGTAGCTCGTCCCAGACTCTCTCTCccgctccatctctctctctctctctctgtctctctctctctctctctctctctgtccagtcGGTACCTCGAGTGCCTTTCTTCAAACAGCAGATAAAATTTGTCTCTTGACTTGCACTgtgacccccccgcccccccccccccccccagtggacACTACATGTCATGTGACGCTGTTCAGACCACttagtgttttgttgttgtttaatatTGGAGTTGCCTTAAATGTGTTTGATTTCCTTTTGACGTGATTGAACTTTGacatttggggggggggggggccagggTCCGAGGGGGTTCGGTCTCAGTCTGTCGGCAGCCGGTGGGTCTGTGCTGCACTTTGGGTTCGACCAGTATTAGAATGGGAGTCtgggggggcggagcctgtggGACCAACCTGCTCCCtgacgaggggcggagccaccTGTCCTCAGCCCAGTGGAACGCATGCCTTCTTATGCAAATTTTTATACAAGATTTGTCAAACCTTTTTAATatgcattgtgtttgtttttttacgtttTATGTGAAACTGAAGTCACCTTTTAATTTCCTGACGCCTGCAGCCGAGCCGTCCAATGGGAACGCTTCGTCCTGGAGGGCGTGTTCCTGAGAAGGTTTCAGCTCCTTGGTTTAGATCTGAGTTTGAACCGATCGGGGGGGCTCGAGTCTTCGTGTCTCTCGTGTCTTCGTCCTCTTCTAGAGAAACGTCCCGGTTTTTATTGAGTTGAGTTCTGAACGGTGAATTTATCCAAAGAACGCTGCGAGAGTCCATCTGTGTTTGGAATCCTTTCATGTAGTCGATGCATATCATAGAGAAACGAGTCGCTGCTCACGTGTCCCAGGAATCCTTCATGAATCCTTCATGCATCCTTCATGCATCCAAGACGTTCCTCTCCGGTTCCTCTCCGGTTCCTCTCCGGTTCCTGTGCTGGATGTTCTCGTCCTGTGAAGCATCCGCTCCTTTCAGTTTTAAAACGATCAATTCATGATTGTGGCCTTCTAGTATTTTGTGGATCCATGACACCGGTCCCTTGTTGCCGCTCGGCGTCCGTCGTGCCCGGGCGCCACTGTTCACCTGAAGCTTCTGACCTCATCCACGGCTGATTCCATCGGGGGGGTGTTgagtgcaaaaaaaaacaaaacaaaaaagtctttttttatcttccatATGGTGAGATGCATTGTAGCGATATGAATAAAGAAAAGTTCACCTGGTGTGCTGAATAATGTGTAAATTGGTAATTACACAATCTGAATATTTGTataattgtttgtattttttcataATGATTTTGGAAaggaatgtgtttatttttttgactTCTGTTCCAGATGTGTCTTCTGTTGGCCTGACATTGTGACTGGTCTGGTGGGATTCTTACCTCTGTATTGAGCCTCTTCTGTGATGAATTCTTTGTATGCAGTGTTTAGGAAATACTGTAGGGAACATGGGGAGGAGTTGATATTAGGAGCATTTGatcaatttgtatttatttattttatcattttgttaATAAATTGTGAAAAGCAGCATGTGTCGTCTGTTGTGTTACCTGAACAATCTTTGAACTGCAGTTGTATTTCACTCCATTCTTGTGACAGTTATTTGACACCATGAGAGGAGGTCACTCCTCCAGGGACTAAAGCTGATGTGATGAAAGTTCATACATTAtcatataacatttttattattatatacgtGTGCGGTAAATGTAAAAGAATTTTCATTATGGTCCCTTTGCATCGCCGCATGTTCTGAATGAATGCAGCATCTGAACATACAGAACTTACATCGGGACCTGGATGAGCTGAACTCTGATATTGCAGACTCAAGATTTTTCATGGCAGTTTGACTCTTTCACATGATGTCTGGTTTTTCACTTAATttagttgtatttatttatttcatttattaatctTATACACCTTCAACAGtttaacatgtatttaaaaaaggtatttattggtattctttctttttactttctctAAATTGCTTCTCTTTTattcacattctcacacacactcacacatgacacacactcacacatgacacacacacatggctgtgcttcttcaGAAGGGAATTGGCTGGTGGTTGTCCAGAGGCCCAATCAGCTCGAAGGACGAGTCCCAGCGTGAAGCCAGGCCGCCCATCTGAGAAGGACAgagactgaagacacacacagcgaccaggcagagacacaggaacACCGGCAGCAGCCATCTGCAGGAGAACCCCCGACGAGCTGGAGACGTCTGTAGAGGAACCTCAACACCTGGAGACAACTGCTCAACCTCAACACCTGGAGACAACTGCTGGAACCGAACATCTGGTGACTCCTGCTGGAACCGAACATCTGGTGACTCCTGCTGGAACCGAACATCTGGTGACTTCTGAGGAAGATGTTCGATGGCTTGAGACTCCAAAGCCCAAGACTTCTGTCTGAGATTCTCTTTGCAAGTGATCACCCTGCATTGCTTTAATATGAGGTTGTCTTTAATCAAGATGAGAAGCTGAGCTTCCTCCAGTTTGTACTTCAGAGCTTGCACTGCTGACTTCAGCTCTTGATTCTCTTTGTCATGTTTCTCTGTCAGAGACGTCAGTTGCATCTGCTCAGCCATCACTAGTTCTCTATGTTCCTGACGAGTTCTCAGGTCTccatccttcaggacgtcctccAGCTGGGTCTGAAGTGTGCTCCGCTCTTCCTTCAGTCTTTGAATCTCTGCTTCATTTCTGTCTGCCAGGTTTTCCAGGTGAGCCACTCGCTCAGTGTAGGTCTTGTTTT
This window encodes:
- the phf21ab gene encoding PHD finger protein 21A, producing the protein MLQLDGFPTGHGVKADRSAGRLTGSMMELQTLQEALKVEIQIHQKLVAQMKQDPQNADLKKQLHELQAKITALSEKQKKVVEQLRKELLVKQEPEAKIQLQVQTPPGGGDVKPINLLQSQQIPGGLQQTLTVTPVLTAKTLPLVLKAASMAALPQRPPTLAMVTTALCKPDSQNSPINLQVASKLTNQCSEPVRLVSKNAIVVRPKPATPTNIPIAPAPPPPMMAAPQLLQRPVMLATKLSSLSSAAPIHQVRIVNGQPCSKTGSTPLTGIIITTPVSVTPTRLTGPAHTPTPALTPAKPIQISSLSSESMSVKSGGGAERRVVILPSSTPPSSPAPRAKREDNPEKLAFMVSLGLVTHDHLEEIQSKRQERKRRTTANPVYSGAVFEPERKKSAVSYLNSPLHQGTRKRGRPPKHSLVPELGSLPPTSPSSPVRPPPLPSPSCGDGDIHEDFCTVCRRSGQLLMCDTCSRVYHLDCLDPPLKTIPKGMWICPKCQDQILKKEDAIPWPGTLAIVHSYIAYKEAKEEEKLKLMKWSSELRVEREQLEQRVKLLSNSITKCMETKNTILSRQKEMQLSLDKVKHLILLIQAFNFNKALAETEGKATGAIVQDSSERALGSAAAPQAAPQAAPQAAPQAAPQAAPEAAPEAAPEAAPEAAPEAAPEAAPEAAPEADSVEKVKAVSSSANSTSNGNDQQEQKGAAAGGGVPDHQPIPEDATVPAPDTSLAVGPGDKTGPGIGPGDKIGPGVGPGDKTEPGVGPGDKTGPGVGPGDKIGPGVGPGDKTEPGVGPGDKIGPGVGPGDKTEPGVGPGDKTRPGVGPGDKTRPGVGPGDKIGPGVGPGDKIGPGVGPGDKTEPGVGPGDKTEPGVGPGDKTRPGVGPGDKIGPGVGPGDKTEPGVGPGDKIGPGVGPGGEGGANTGTVPPPEVLADSVVRSETPAVVDSPVTSTVLAVATTNGTAESAGPDHSPAGDCPPTANSENKMSAANPPETAVEEKPEETADSDGSNSNNSKTSEPSRDSLPALVSSSDKTK